The DNA sequence GAAGACGACGCGCAGCGAGGCGCGCCGCCGGTCTGCTCCCTCCTCCATACACCCCGCCGCTTACAGCGACGACGCCTCACGCGCCTGGGCGTCCCGGTTGGCGGTGTCGCGCTCGATGCAGCCCTTGGTGAGCGTGTACTGGTAGGTGCCCAGCTCGTCGCGCCAGTACTCACCCTCGTACGGCCAATAGAGTTGATCATCCGCCACGGCCACGGTGTACCGGTACTTCTTGACGATGGCCGTCTTGCCGCCCGCCTTGAGCTGCTCCTCGAGGAACTCCTTCTCCTTCGTCGTCGTCTCGAACTTGATGCGCAGGCCGTTGGCCAAGAGCTGCTTCAGGGCAATCAGCTCTGTCTCCAGCTTGCCCTTGGACATGATGCCCGCCTTCTGGATGAGGCCGGTGCGCTGCTCCTTGAGCCCCTCCAGCAGCTCCTTCGAGAGCTCCGAGTACTTGAAGGTGTCGCCCTTCGCGCCGAAGGCATCCAGCTCACCCTCCAGCTCGAGGATGGAGTCGTTGGTCTTCTTCAGGTCCTGGTCCGTCAGGGCCAGCCGGAGGATGCGCTCCAGGATCACCTCGGTGCCGGACAACTTCTCCTTGTCCTTCTTCTGCACGTCGGCCAGCACGCTGTAGTACTCGCCGGCCTCCATGTTCTTCTGCACCAGCAGCTGCAGCTGGTCGTGCACCGGCAGGTAGGTGCGCTCGAAGTCCTGGAGAATGAGGCTGGACTCACGGTAGCGGCAGTTCTCGTAATAGATGACCGCCTTGAGGATGAGCGCCTCGGGGAAGTACTCGTCCCGGAAGAAGGGCGAGGACAGGGTGATGAGGTTGCCCAGCGCCTGCTCGTACTGGCCCACGCGGTAGTTGGCCCAGCTGGCCTCGAACATCGCCTCCAGCCACTGGGTGGTGCCGCGCTCGATCTTCCCGAAGTAGAAGATGGCGTAGCGGTTCTGCTGCATGCCGTAGTGCGTGCGCGCCAACTGCATGAAGGCGAGCTCGCGCAGCGACTGGTCCAGCTTGGCCTCCTCGCCCGTCTTGCCGCCGGGACGCGTCAGGCGCACCACTTCCTTCATGGCCTCGATGGCCGAGGCCATACTGGTGTCCGAGCGCCGGGCCTCCGCCGACCGCACCTTGTTGCCGTTGCGGAAGTACGCCAGGCCCTCCAGGAACTTGGCCCGGGGGTAGAACGCGTCGCTGCGAGGAATCAGCGTGGTCAGCCGCTTCACCTCCTCGAAGCTCTTGTCCGCCTGATCCTGCTGGCCCACCTGGTCCAGCGCGCGGCCGCGCACGAAGTGGTAGCGCGCCAGCAGGTAGTGGAACTCGCTGCGGAACTTCTCGGGGAACTCGTAGTTCGCGTAGCGGGCGATCTCATCGAGGATCACCGTCTCGTTCTTCGTCTTGCGGCTGATGAAGAACAGCCACTCCAGACTGGTCTTGAAGAACTTGGTCTGCGGGCCCACCGCGAGGATCTTCGAGAACTCGCCCAGCGACGAGTGGTACAGCCCCATGCGGTACAGGGCCTTGGCCACCACGTAGCGGGCCTCGACATGGTTGCCCGCCTGCTGCTGATCCTTGAGGACCTCGTAGGCGGCCATGGCGGCCTGCTCGTACTCGTCGTTCTTGAAGAGCGACACGGCCACGTCGAGCTTCTGGCGGTCCGTCGACTTGCCGGACACATCCACCGCCTCGAAGGTCATCCCCCCGGACTGGGGCTTGTTGGAGTTGCCGCTGCCGGTGAGATCCAGCCCCAGGCCACCGCTCTGCGTGTCCTGGGCTGCGGGCGTCGCGGGCGCGGAGACCGGGTTGGGCGCCTCGGTGGGCGCAGGCGAAGGAGCCGTCTCGGTCGCGGTATCCGTCGCCGCGGGGACGGTGGGCGTCGTCTCGGTGGGCGCCACCGACGAGGACTCCTCATCAGAGGAG is a window from the Hyalangium minutum genome containing:
- the gltC gene encoding adventurous gliding motility protein GltC produces the protein MTRSLRLLRLALLGLALVWAMPAPAQSFEGLDTSSSKKKKKGKASTSSKKKKKGKKGSSSDEESSSVAPTETTPTVPAATDTATETAPSPAPTEAPNPVSAPATPAAQDTQSGGLGLDLTGSGNSNKPQSGGMTFEAVDVSGKSTDRQKLDVAVSLFKNDEYEQAAMAAYEVLKDQQQAGNHVEARYVVAKALYRMGLYHSSLGEFSKILAVGPQTKFFKTSLEWLFFISRKTKNETVILDEIARYANYEFPEKFRSEFHYLLARYHFVRGRALDQVGQQDQADKSFEEVKRLTTLIPRSDAFYPRAKFLEGLAYFRNGNKVRSAEARRSDTSMASAIEAMKEVVRLTRPGGKTGEEAKLDQSLRELAFMQLARTHYGMQQNRYAIFYFGKIERGTTQWLEAMFEASWANYRVGQYEQALGNLITLSSPFFRDEYFPEALILKAVIYYENCRYRESSLILQDFERTYLPVHDQLQLLVQKNMEAGEYYSVLADVQKKDKEKLSGTEVILERILRLALTDQDLKKTNDSILELEGELDAFGAKGDTFKYSELSKELLEGLKEQRTGLIQKAGIMSKGKLETELIALKQLLANGLRIKFETTTKEKEFLEEQLKAGGKTAIVKKYRYTVAVADDQLYWPYEGEYWRDELGTYQYTLTKGCIERDTANRDAQAREASSL